In the genome of Myxococcus stipitatus, one region contains:
- the trmD gene encoding tRNA (guanosine(37)-N1)-methyltransferase TrmD, producing MSPPYPVELLTLFPGMVSGYLGASILGKAQEKGLLSATVTDIREFAEGKHRVTDDAPYGGGAGMVMKPEPLVAAIEAARARLPGAKVLLMSPRGQTFTQPRARELALHEAGLILVCGRYEGVDERVMSSLDGELSLGDFVLTGGEIAALAVVDAVARLVPGVLGNVASSVSESFEEGMLEHPQYTRPPVFREAEVPAVLQSGDHARIARWRRWKSLMLTRERRPDLFARLELSKADQKLLARREEDL from the coding sequence GTGAGTCCGCCGTATCCGGTGGAGCTGCTCACGCTGTTCCCAGGGATGGTGTCCGGCTATCTGGGCGCCAGCATCCTCGGCAAGGCCCAGGAGAAGGGGCTGCTCTCCGCGACGGTGACGGACATCCGCGAGTTCGCGGAGGGAAAGCACCGCGTCACGGATGACGCGCCCTATGGCGGTGGTGCGGGCATGGTGATGAAGCCCGAGCCGCTCGTCGCCGCCATCGAGGCCGCCCGGGCCCGGCTGCCCGGGGCGAAGGTGCTCCTGATGAGTCCTCGGGGGCAGACCTTCACCCAGCCGCGCGCGCGGGAGCTCGCGCTCCACGAGGCCGGGCTGATCCTCGTGTGTGGCCGCTACGAGGGCGTCGACGAGCGGGTGATGAGCTCCCTGGATGGGGAGTTGTCCCTGGGCGACTTCGTGCTCACCGGCGGGGAGATCGCCGCGCTCGCGGTGGTGGACGCGGTGGCGCGGCTGGTTCCCGGGGTGCTCGGGAACGTGGCCTCGTCCGTCTCCGAAAGCTTCGAGGAGGGGATGCTGGAGCATCCCCAGTACACCCGGCCGCCTGTCTTTCGAGAGGCCGAGGTGCCGGCGGTCCTCCAGTCCGGGGACCATGCGCGCATCGCCCGTTGGCGGCGTTGGAAGTCGCTGATGTTGACGCGCGAGCGCCGGCCAGACCTGTTCGCCCGGTTGGAGTTGTCCAAGGCCGACCAGAAACTGCTGGCTCGCCGGGAGGAAGACCTGTAA
- the sucC gene encoding ADP-forming succinate--CoA ligase subunit beta gives MKIHEYQGKEIFRKYGVPTPKGILALSPNDAEAAAKQLGTPVVVVKAQIHAGGRGKGGGVKLAKSPAEAKELAKQMLGMKLKTIQTGPEGQTVHKVYIEEGLAIGHELYLGVTLDRATSRVTFMASREGGVEIEEVAEKHPEKILRETVDPAVGFLDFQGRKLAFGLGLSGPTVNKFVQFCNALYKMFVETDASLVEINPLVILKDGGVVALDAKVTFDENALYRHKDLLEYRDLAEEDARETQAKEWDLAYIALDGNIGCMVNGAGLAMATMDTIKLVGGEPANFLDVGGGASKEKVTAAFKLILADPAVKAVLVNIFGGIMKCDVIAEGIIAAAKEVQLKVPLVVRLEGTNVELGKKLLSNSGLAITPADNLRQAAEKAVAALK, from the coding sequence ATGAAGATCCACGAGTACCAGGGCAAGGAAATCTTCCGGAAGTACGGTGTGCCCACGCCGAAGGGAATTCTCGCGCTCTCGCCGAACGACGCGGAGGCAGCAGCCAAGCAGCTCGGCACGCCCGTGGTCGTGGTGAAGGCCCAGATCCACGCCGGAGGCCGCGGCAAGGGCGGCGGCGTGAAGCTGGCCAAGAGCCCCGCCGAGGCGAAGGAGCTGGCCAAGCAGATGCTTGGCATGAAGCTCAAGACCATCCAGACCGGGCCCGAGGGCCAGACGGTCCACAAGGTCTACATCGAAGAAGGTCTCGCCATCGGCCACGAGCTGTACCTGGGCGTGACGTTGGACCGCGCCACCAGCCGCGTCACCTTCATGGCGTCCCGCGAGGGCGGCGTGGAGATCGAGGAAGTGGCGGAGAAGCACCCCGAGAAGATCCTCCGCGAGACGGTGGACCCGGCGGTGGGCTTCCTGGACTTCCAGGGCCGCAAGCTGGCCTTCGGCCTGGGCCTCTCCGGCCCGACGGTGAACAAGTTCGTCCAGTTCTGCAACGCGCTCTACAAGATGTTCGTGGAGACCGACGCGTCGCTGGTGGAGATCAACCCGCTGGTCATCCTGAAGGATGGCGGCGTGGTGGCGCTCGACGCGAAGGTGACCTTCGACGAGAACGCGCTCTACCGGCACAAGGACCTGCTCGAGTACCGCGACCTCGCCGAGGAGGACGCGCGCGAGACGCAGGCCAAGGAGTGGGACCTGGCGTACATCGCGCTCGATGGCAACATCGGCTGCATGGTGAACGGCGCGGGTCTGGCCATGGCCACCATGGACACCATCAAGCTGGTGGGCGGTGAGCCGGCCAACTTCCTGGACGTGGGCGGCGGCGCGAGCAAGGAGAAGGTGACGGCGGCCTTCAAGCTCATCCTGGCCGACCCGGCGGTGAAGGCGGTGCTGGTCAACATCTTCGGCGGCATCATGAAGTGCGACGTCATCGCCGAGGGCATCATCGCCGCGGCGAAGGAGGTCCAGCTCAAGGTCCCGCTCGTGGTGCGCCTGGAAGGCACCAACGTCGAGCTGGGCAAGAAGCTCCTGAGCAACTCCGGCCTCGCCATCACCCCGGCGGACAACCTGCGACAGGCGGCGGAGAAGGCCGTCGCCGCGCTGAAGTAG
- the rlmN gene encoding 23S rRNA (adenine(2503)-C(2))-methyltransferase RlmN — MTETTSTTASLPVTEPLPAPAPAKLVDVASLSMEALTRFVTEQLGERAFRAPQIYRWLHQRGATSFDEMTDLSKALREKLRAAAEIIPLVKDCELRSTDGTIKYRWKTRDGRYIESVYMPSEDRRTLCVSTQVGCAMACGFCMTGTMGLKRNLTPSEIVAQVHAVNREVRANEGHETLRPLSNLVFMGMGEPLHNFENLKTALAILQSEDGPNFSHRHITVSTVGLVPMIERFGKETDVKLAISLNASTDEQRSKTMPVNRKWNIAALLDACRKFPLRQGRRITFEYVLIQGFNDADEDAHRLIQLLKGIPAKINLIPYNENPGLGFQTTAEERAEEFRAILSEAHVAAYIRKNRGRDIAGACGQLANRGEASPAESTT; from the coding sequence ATGACCGAGACGACCTCCACCACTGCCTCTCTTCCCGTCACGGAGCCTCTGCCGGCCCCCGCGCCCGCGAAGCTCGTGGACGTGGCCAGCCTGTCCATGGAGGCGCTCACCCGGTTCGTCACCGAGCAGCTCGGCGAGCGGGCGTTCCGCGCCCCGCAGATCTACCGCTGGCTCCACCAGCGCGGCGCCACCTCGTTCGACGAGATGACGGACCTGTCCAAGGCCCTGCGCGAGAAGCTCCGGGCCGCCGCGGAGATCATCCCGCTGGTGAAGGACTGCGAGTTGCGCAGCACCGACGGCACCATCAAGTACCGGTGGAAGACGCGCGACGGCCGCTACATCGAGTCCGTTTACATGCCCTCCGAGGACCGCCGGACGCTGTGCGTGTCCACCCAGGTGGGGTGCGCCATGGCCTGCGGCTTCTGCATGACGGGCACCATGGGGCTCAAGCGCAACCTGACCCCCAGCGAGATTGTCGCCCAGGTCCACGCGGTGAACCGCGAGGTCCGCGCGAACGAGGGCCATGAGACGCTGCGCCCGCTCAGCAACCTGGTGTTCATGGGCATGGGCGAGCCGCTGCACAACTTCGAGAACCTCAAGACGGCGCTCGCCATCCTCCAGTCCGAGGACGGCCCCAACTTCAGCCACCGGCACATCACGGTCTCCACCGTCGGCCTCGTTCCCATGATCGAGCGCTTTGGCAAGGAGACGGACGTGAAGCTCGCCATCTCGCTCAACGCGAGCACGGACGAGCAGCGCAGCAAGACGATGCCGGTCAACCGCAAGTGGAACATCGCGGCGCTGCTGGACGCGTGCCGCAAGTTCCCGCTTCGCCAGGGGCGCCGCATCACCTTCGAATACGTGCTCATCCAGGGCTTCAACGACGCGGATGAGGACGCGCACCGGCTGATCCAGCTGCTCAAGGGAATTCCAGCGAAGATCAACCTGATTCCCTACAACGAGAACCCGGGGTTGGGGTTCCAGACCACGGCGGAGGAGAGGGCGGAGGAGTTCCGGGCCATCCTCTCGGAAGCACACGTGGCCGCCTACATCCGGAAGAACCGCGGTCGGGACATCGCGGGTGCCTGCGGTCAGCTCGCCAATCGCGGCGAGGCCTCACCGGCTGAAAGCACGACATAA
- the rplS gene encoding 50S ribosomal protein L19: MRNSAIQHVEAKYLRQDVTSFRPGDSVRVFWKVKEGEKERVQAFEGTVIRKTSGSHRATFTVRKMSFGVGVERIFPLHSPRYEKIEVLSRGRVNRSRLFYLRDLKGKAARVDVQEEPEVKAAGKAS, from the coding sequence ATGCGTAACAGCGCCATTCAGCACGTCGAGGCGAAGTACCTGCGCCAGGACGTCACCTCGTTCCGTCCTGGTGACTCCGTGCGCGTCTTCTGGAAGGTGAAGGAGGGCGAGAAGGAGCGCGTCCAGGCGTTCGAGGGCACCGTCATCCGGAAGACCTCCGGCAGCCACCGCGCGACCTTCACGGTCCGCAAGATGTCCTTCGGCGTCGGCGTGGAGCGCATCTTCCCGCTGCACAGCCCCCGCTACGAGAAGATCGAGGTCCTCTCGCGCGGCCGCGTGAACCGCAGCCGCCTGTTCTACCTCCGCGACCTGAAGGGCAAGGCTGCCCGCGTCGACGTGCAGGAAGAGCCCGAGGTCAAGGCCGCCGGCAAGGCGTCCTGA
- a CDS encoding KH domain-containing protein, with protein sequence MEQFLTYLARALVDQPDQVGLRISEADGARLFELKVAPEDVGKVIGRDGRTVNALRTLLNAAAQKSGQKVRLEILDDRRNAANGQPAGAPDAAR encoded by the coding sequence GTGGAGCAATTTCTCACGTATCTGGCGCGGGCCCTGGTCGATCAACCGGACCAGGTGGGCCTGCGCATCTCCGAGGCGGACGGCGCACGGCTCTTCGAGCTGAAGGTCGCCCCCGAGGATGTCGGCAAGGTCATCGGCCGTGATGGGCGTACCGTGAATGCCCTCCGGACGTTGCTCAATGCCGCTGCCCAGAAATCAGGCCAGAAGGTCCGCTTGGAAATCCTCGACGACCGGCGCAACGCGGCCAATGGCCAGCCCGCCGGCGCTCCGGATGCCGCGCGGTGA
- a CDS encoding YraN family protein: MPGVVLQGEDVRGWVVARGERRAVGDEAEELAVRYLVAQGWRVRARNWLCRYGELDVVAERDDLLCFVEVRMRSSAVWGDPAHTVSFAKQRRVVKAALHYLFAHDLHGRMMRFDVVSVVGRGERATVEHIPGAFDAGM; encoded by the coding sequence ATGCCAGGTGTTGTCCTCCAGGGGGAGGACGTGCGGGGGTGGGTGGTGGCGCGTGGGGAGCGGCGGGCGGTGGGGGACGAGGCGGAGGAGCTGGCGGTCCGGTACCTGGTGGCGCAAGGGTGGCGGGTGAGGGCGAGGAACTGGCTGTGTCGCTACGGCGAGCTGGATGTGGTGGCGGAGCGGGATGACCTGTTGTGCTTCGTCGAGGTGCGGATGCGCTCCTCGGCGGTGTGGGGAGACCCGGCGCACACCGTGTCCTTCGCGAAGCAGCGTCGGGTGGTGAAGGCGGCGCTGCACTATCTCTTCGCCCATGACCTGCATGGGCGGATGATGCGTTTCGATGTCGTGTCGGTGGTGGGGCGCGGCGAGCGCGCCACCGTGGAGCACATTCCCGGCGCCTTCGATGCGGGCATGTAA
- the sucD gene encoding succinate--CoA ligase subunit alpha, with translation MSILVNENTKVLCQGITGSAGSFHSKQMLEYGTKLVAGVTPGKGGTQFEGKVPVFDTVADAVKQTGANTSVIFVPPPFAADSIMEAADAGVSLIITITEGIPVLDMVRAKRYLQGKPGVRLIGPNCPGVITPGAHCKIGIMPGHIHKPGRIGVVSRSGTLTYEAVHQLTQLGLGQSTAVGIGGDPVNGTDFVDVLKLFNADPDTDAVIMIGEIGGSAEEAGAEYVAREFTKPIAGFIAGQSAPPGKRMGHAGAIISGGKGTATEKIKAMEAAGILMAASPAELGTTLQEAVKRGPKKR, from the coding sequence ATGAGCATCCTCGTCAACGAAAACACGAAGGTCCTCTGCCAGGGCATCACCGGCTCGGCGGGCTCGTTCCACTCGAAGCAGATGCTGGAGTACGGCACGAAGCTCGTGGCCGGCGTGACGCCGGGCAAGGGCGGTACCCAGTTCGAGGGCAAGGTTCCCGTGTTCGACACGGTCGCCGACGCCGTGAAGCAGACGGGCGCGAACACGTCCGTCATCTTCGTGCCGCCCCCGTTCGCCGCCGACTCCATCATGGAGGCCGCCGACGCGGGCGTGTCCCTCATCATCACCATCACCGAGGGCATCCCCGTCCTCGACATGGTTCGCGCCAAGCGCTACCTGCAGGGCAAGCCGGGCGTTCGCCTCATCGGCCCGAACTGCCCTGGCGTCATCACGCCGGGCGCGCACTGCAAGATCGGCATCATGCCGGGCCACATCCACAAGCCGGGCCGCATCGGCGTGGTGTCCCGCTCCGGCACGCTGACGTACGAGGCCGTGCACCAGCTCACGCAGCTGGGCCTGGGCCAGTCGACGGCCGTCGGCATCGGCGGTGACCCGGTCAACGGCACGGACTTCGTGGACGTGTTGAAGCTGTTCAACGCGGACCCGGACACCGACGCCGTCATCATGATTGGTGAGATCGGCGGCAGCGCCGAGGAGGCGGGCGCGGAGTACGTGGCTCGCGAGTTCACCAAGCCCATCGCGGGGTTCATCGCCGGCCAGTCGGCGCCCCCGGGCAAGCGCATGGGCCACGCCGGCGCCATCATCTCCGGTGGCAAGGGCACGGCGACCGAGAAGATCAAGGCGATGGAGGCCGCGGGCATCCTGATGGCCGCCAGCCCCGCAGAGCTGGGCACCACCCTTCAGGAGGCCGTGAAGCGCGGCCCCAAGAAGCGCTAA
- the rimM gene encoding ribosome maturation factor RimM (Essential for efficient processing of 16S rRNA) — protein MSPQPLLELGYVSRAHGLRGELAVRPFDPASETLGTVERVRVRTRAGEERDLQIESLRPTPKEDIVAFEGIESRTQAEGLVGATVFVYREDLEPPEEGEFFQGDLIGLAAVDESGASLGQVEEIWATSEVPNLVIRGPGRQELVVPFADEFVPTVDIAAQRIVIRPPEYVEVGRRDDEPEESEQ, from the coding sequence GTGAGCCCTCAGCCCCTGCTGGAGCTGGGCTACGTCTCACGGGCCCATGGGTTGCGAGGTGAGCTGGCGGTGCGCCCGTTCGACCCCGCGTCGGAGACCCTGGGCACCGTGGAGCGCGTCCGTGTCCGCACCCGCGCGGGTGAGGAGCGGGATCTCCAGATTGAGTCCCTGCGACCGACCCCGAAGGAGGACATCGTCGCCTTCGAGGGGATTGAGTCGCGCACGCAGGCGGAGGGCCTCGTGGGCGCCACCGTCTTCGTCTACCGCGAGGACCTGGAGCCGCCCGAGGAGGGTGAGTTCTTCCAAGGGGACCTGATCGGCCTCGCGGCCGTCGACGAGTCGGGTGCGTCGCTGGGCCAGGTGGAGGAGATCTGGGCCACCAGCGAGGTGCCGAACCTGGTCATCCGCGGTCCGGGGCGCCAGGAGCTCGTGGTGCCGTTCGCGGACGAGTTCGTGCCCACGGTGGACATCGCCGCCCAGCGAATCGTGATCCGTCCTCCCGAGTACGTCGAGGTCGGGCGTCGCGACGACGAGCCGGAAGAGTCCGAGCAGTGA
- a CDS encoding chromosome segregation protein SMC, with translation MQFVEVAVQNVRGFSPAGRSALKAGYLVLKPPGAEVSPFAGLLLALLYSDGRGGDVSFVAPGAKSGKAALTFQGVDGVTYRVLRELGGSGTLHRVNKATQQPELVSSDASETNQFLRGQVGLPPRTAFEQIYCLQLGQLPSRRPRKATAKAVDPKTSGKFPSLASASAVAPAEDIHAAEAKVRALEEELVSARDVDALQFKVDGLSSQLFDTDQRLKGTEGIKAAIHEAENAWRAAPTPQTLGLPQDILQRVQRYPKALAKRDDALARLGADRDADAAEVPASVEPLTSNQGFWAGIAVGVLFLGLGLGLGLGVDSLFRYLALLDIPAFGFSAFLALRYVDELQQTSKRGSKEGRFDAREKKILEEFEAEAAPVRMAQKALGVESLDEIPAALERKELLAARVVELKDQLAAVEADPEFVAASTQRQALKDQMDALNAELTRKGSYVRDMREVERELARVKESIALAKAPPAPATAPDGTAAPAEPLEDPSPALLSQAADVFTTDVLSVQGLLKERCVQYLTALTDRRYQGVEWDKEGRAFALMGGRRVPVGELPPKDLDLYYLALRMTVVEKASARVKRPFILEDVFVGVDEVKLPLIARMLKHLGTLTQVLHVTPHPGFAQMSDGTVNV, from the coding sequence ATGCAATTCGTCGAGGTCGCCGTCCAGAATGTCCGGGGCTTCAGTCCCGCGGGCCGCTCCGCGCTGAAAGCCGGGTACCTCGTCCTCAAGCCGCCCGGTGCGGAGGTGAGCCCGTTCGCGGGGCTCCTGCTCGCGCTGCTCTACTCGGACGGGCGCGGTGGGGATGTCTCCTTCGTGGCGCCGGGCGCGAAGTCCGGCAAGGCCGCGCTCACCTTCCAGGGCGTGGATGGCGTCACGTACCGGGTGCTGCGCGAGCTGGGTGGCTCCGGGACGCTGCACCGGGTGAACAAGGCGACGCAGCAGCCGGAGCTGGTGTCGTCGGATGCCTCGGAGACGAACCAGTTCCTGCGTGGCCAGGTGGGGCTGCCGCCGCGCACGGCCTTCGAGCAGATCTACTGCCTGCAGCTGGGGCAGCTCCCGTCGCGCAGGCCGCGCAAGGCGACGGCCAAGGCGGTGGACCCGAAGACGTCGGGCAAGTTCCCGTCGTTGGCATCCGCGTCCGCGGTGGCCCCCGCTGAAGACATCCACGCCGCCGAGGCGAAGGTGCGCGCGCTGGAGGAAGAGCTGGTCTCCGCGCGTGACGTGGATGCGCTCCAGTTCAAGGTGGATGGGCTGTCCTCGCAGCTCTTCGACACGGATCAGCGCCTCAAGGGCACCGAGGGCATCAAGGCGGCCATCCACGAGGCGGAGAACGCCTGGCGGGCCGCTCCGACACCCCAGACCCTGGGGCTTCCCCAGGACATCCTCCAGCGGGTGCAGCGCTATCCGAAGGCGCTGGCGAAGCGGGACGATGCGCTGGCCCGGCTCGGGGCGGATCGCGACGCGGATGCGGCGGAGGTTCCGGCCTCGGTGGAGCCGCTGACGAGCAATCAGGGGTTCTGGGCGGGAATCGCCGTGGGCGTGTTGTTCCTGGGTCTGGGGTTGGGCCTGGGGCTCGGCGTCGACAGCCTGTTCCGCTACCTGGCGCTCCTGGACATTCCGGCCTTCGGCTTCTCGGCGTTCCTGGCGCTGCGGTACGTGGACGAGCTGCAGCAGACCTCGAAGCGCGGGAGCAAGGAGGGGCGCTTCGATGCGCGCGAGAAGAAGATCCTCGAGGAGTTCGAGGCCGAGGCCGCGCCCGTGCGCATGGCGCAGAAGGCGCTGGGCGTGGAGAGCCTGGACGAGATTCCTGCGGCGCTGGAGCGCAAGGAGCTGCTGGCGGCTCGCGTGGTGGAGCTGAAGGATCAGCTCGCTGCGGTGGAGGCGGATCCGGAGTTCGTGGCGGCGTCCACGCAGCGGCAGGCGCTGAAGGACCAGATGGACGCGCTCAACGCGGAGCTGACGCGCAAGGGCTCCTACGTGCGCGACATGCGCGAGGTGGAGCGCGAGCTGGCGCGCGTGAAGGAGTCCATCGCACTGGCGAAGGCGCCGCCCGCTCCGGCGACCGCCCCGGATGGGACGGCCGCTCCCGCGGAGCCGCTGGAGGATCCATCCCCCGCGCTCCTGTCGCAGGCCGCGGACGTGTTCACCACGGATGTGCTCAGCGTGCAGGGGCTCCTCAAGGAGCGGTGTGTCCAGTACCTGACGGCGCTGACGGACCGCCGCTACCAGGGCGTCGAGTGGGACAAGGAGGGCAGGGCCTTCGCGCTCATGGGAGGCCGCCGAGTGCCCGTGGGAGAGCTGCCGCCCAAGGACCTGGACCTGTACTACCTGGCCCTGCGGATGACGGTGGTGGAGAAGGCGAGCGCGCGGGTGAAGCGGCCCTTCATCCTGGAGGATGTCTTCGTCGGGGTGGATGAGGTGAAGCTGCCGCTCATCGCTCGCATGCTGAAGCACCTGGGCACCCTCACGCAGGTGCTGCACGTCACGCCGCACCCGGGCTTCGCCCAGATGTCGGACGGCACGGTTAACGTGTAG
- the ndk gene encoding nucleoside-diphosphate kinase: MAIERTLSIIKPDGLQKGVIGKIISRFEEKGLKPVAIRLQQLSQKEAEGFYAVHKARPFFKDLVQFMISGPVVLMVLEGENAVLGNRDIMGATNPAQAAPGTIRKDFATSIDQNTVHGSDSLENAKNEIAYFFRETEIQPYDYTAKK, from the coding sequence ATGGCCATCGAGCGTACGCTGTCCATCATCAAGCCGGACGGTCTGCAGAAGGGCGTCATCGGGAAGATCATCAGCCGCTTCGAGGAGAAGGGTCTGAAGCCGGTCGCCATCCGGCTGCAGCAGCTCTCCCAGAAGGAGGCCGAGGGCTTCTACGCGGTCCACAAGGCCCGGCCCTTCTTCAAGGACCTGGTGCAGTTCATGATCTCCGGCCCGGTGGTCCTGATGGTGCTGGAGGGCGAGAACGCCGTCCTGGGCAACCGCGACATCATGGGCGCCACCAACCCCGCGCAGGCGGCCCCGGGCACCATCCGCAAGGACTTCGCCACCAGCATCGACCAGAACACGGTCCACGGCTCCGACAGCCTGGAGAACGCGAAGAACGAGATCGCGTACTTCTTCCGCGAGACGGAGATCCAGCCGTACGACTACACCGCCAAGAAGTAG
- the rpsP gene encoding 30S ribosomal protein S16: MAVVLRLARAGAKKKPYYHVVATDSRNPRDGKFIEAVGAYDPNLTPPKVEFNEDRLNYWLKTGATPSETVADLIKVAAKAPKSTPAA; this comes from the coding sequence ATGGCCGTCGTCCTCCGTCTTGCCCGCGCGGGCGCCAAGAAGAAGCCGTACTACCACGTGGTCGCCACCGACTCCCGCAACCCCCGGGATGGCAAGTTCATCGAGGCCGTTGGCGCGTACGACCCGAACCTCACCCCCCCGAAGGTGGAGTTCAACGAGGACCGGCTGAACTACTGGCTGAAGACGGGCGCGACGCCGTCCGAGACCGTCGCCGACCTCATCAAGGTCGCCGCGAAGGCCCCCAAGTCCACCCCCGCGGCTTGA
- the sdhB gene encoding succinate dehydrogenase iron-sulfur subunit, whose product MDTAQAGAVSSQSITFRIWRQDDPNKPGHYDEFKVPYRKGANVISCLMEIQRNPVTSDGKRVAPVVWDAACLEEVCGSCAMNINGRVRMACSALIDKLEQPITLEPMSKFPIVRDLAVDRSRMFEALKRVKGWIPTDGTHNLGPGPRQSPVDQSTMYVLSTCITCGSCLEACPQVTMDNDFVGAAAISQARLFNMNPTGKLNSEERVRSLMGPGGVQDCGKAQNCVKVCPKEIPLTTSIAMMNRQVTKLVIKDLFSHEEEKKGHSGPG is encoded by the coding sequence ATGGACACCGCACAAGCAGGCGCCGTCAGCAGCCAATCCATCACCTTCCGCATCTGGCGGCAGGACGACCCGAACAAGCCGGGTCACTACGACGAGTTCAAGGTTCCCTATCGCAAGGGCGCCAACGTCATCTCCTGCCTGATGGAGATCCAGCGCAACCCCGTCACCTCGGACGGCAAGCGCGTGGCGCCCGTGGTCTGGGACGCCGCGTGTCTCGAAGAGGTGTGCGGCAGCTGCGCGATGAACATCAACGGGCGCGTGCGGATGGCGTGCTCGGCGCTCATCGACAAGCTCGAGCAGCCGATCACGCTGGAGCCCATGAGCAAGTTCCCCATCGTCCGGGACCTGGCCGTGGACCGCAGCCGCATGTTCGAGGCGCTCAAGCGGGTGAAGGGCTGGATTCCGACGGACGGCACGCACAACCTGGGCCCCGGCCCGCGTCAGTCGCCCGTGGACCAGTCCACGATGTACGTGCTGTCGACGTGCATCACCTGCGGCAGCTGCCTGGAGGCGTGCCCCCAGGTGACGATGGACAACGACTTCGTCGGCGCGGCGGCCATCAGCCAGGCGCGGCTGTTCAACATGAACCCGACGGGCAAGCTGAACTCCGAGGAGCGCGTGCGCTCCCTCATGGGCCCCGGCGGTGTGCAGGACTGCGGCAAGGCGCAGAACTGCGTGAAGGTCTGCCCGAAGGAGATTCCGCTCACCACCTCCATCGCGATGATGAACCGTCAGGTGACGAAGCTCGTCATCAAGGACCTCTTCTCGCACGAGGAGGAGAAGAAGGGTCACAGCGGTCCAGGGTGA